From the Leguminivora glycinivorella isolate SPB_JAAS2020 chromosome 21, LegGlyc_1.1, whole genome shotgun sequence genome, the window ctgaagtacttacagatgagaatgattatcagaacggaactctaaccaggggcggctcactcttcatcagcagttccactgcaccaaatgtcactgttctggacgtaagtgcatgctgttcttataaaaataccaaagtcactataagtgtgccgttcagatttgaggagttccgttctgaccatcatcagcaattccactgcaccagatatcactgttctggacgtaagtgcatgctgttcttataaaaataccaaagtcactgagTTTTCTTGATACCTCTGCATTATCAAGATTCCTGAATGCCGGGGAGAATCCTCCTTGAGAGAGGGTTATCTGCCGCGTCACGTCCCACGCCAGACAACGCTCTTCTATTTTAATTATCAAAGAGATTCCGCGCGCGGCAGCTTTATTGTGATGATGGAAGGACGGAGGGGCAAAAACCTCGCGTGCTGCGCCATTTCTAGACCCCGAGTAATTGCGGGGCAAAAACCGCCGGCGAGTTGAAAGGGCGGTCTAATGACGCCGATTAAAATTAATTTGCGCCCCCGCCCCGACCCGAAGCACTTCGTTCCCTCGACAGTCATAAGTCGAGTGGGCCCGATGGAATCCCTGCCATTGTGCTAAAAACTTGTGCTCCTGAGTTGGCTCCGGTCTTAACGCGTCTCTTTCGGCTCTCTTACTCTTCCGGCGTAGTCCCGGCTTCTTGGAAGTCAGCTTTGGTGCACCCGATCCCTAAAAAAGGCGACCGCTCAAATCCGTCCAACTATAGGCCAATAGCTATAACTTCCCTCTTCTCGAAGATAATGGAATCCATCATCAACTGCCAGCTCTTACGATACCTAGAGGATCACCAGCTGCTTAGTGACCAACAATATGGTTTCCGTAGAGGCCGCTCGGCTGGTGATCTTCTAGTTAACCTGACACATCGTTGGGCACAGGCAATCGAGATGAAGGGTGAGGCATTGGCCGTTAGTTTGGACATCGCGAAAGCGTTTGATCGCGTTTGGCATAAAGCACTTTCGAAGTTACCATCCTACGGGCTTCCCGAGAGATTGTTTGGGTGGGTAGCTTCCTGGCAGACAGAAGCATAAAAATCTTAGTTGACGGTAAATGCTCTGACTCCATGCCTGTGAATGCTGGTGTTCTCCAAGGCTGTGTGCTATCACCTACGCTATTCCTCTTGCATATCAATGACATGCTGCAAACCAGCggcattcattgttatgcggatGATAGTACGGTTGATGCTACTTACACCGGCCGCACCAATATCTCTCGGGAAAACGTCATCGAGAGCCGGAACAaacttgtgtctgaaattgagaCTTCCTTGAAAGAAGTCTCTGAATGGGGTCGACTTAACTTAGTCCGATTTAACCCTACCAAGACAGGTTTGTGCGTTTACCGCAAAAAAGTTAGAGTTTGTCGCATCACCCTATTTTGAGAGCACTCCCCTCACTGCCACAGCCAGTATAGGAATTCTAGGCGTTGACATTTCGAGTGCAGTCCAGTTTCGCGGTCATTTAGAAGGTAAGGCCAAACTGGCCTCAAAAAAGCTGGGTGTGCTCAATAGATCGAGACAGTATTTCACTCCAGCCCACCGCCTTCAGCTCTATAAGGCGCAGGTTCGCCCAcacatggagtactgttctcatctatgggcaggggcacctcagtaccagcttctccctctggaccgcatccaacgacgagcgactcgaattgtcaactgccagcatatctccgatcggcttgaccccttggcgctgcgtagagatgtggcctcgctctacattttctatcgcatgtataacggggagtgctccgaggaattgttcggattaatccctaccgcttctttccgccatcgccctacgcgacaacatttccatcgtcatcatctagatggctggcagtcctcaactgtgcgtttctccagaaacttcctgccccgcacagctaaactgtggaatgaattgtcgcctgcggtatttccggaccgatacgaccttcaaatcttcaagaaaagagcgtacacccatcttaaaggccggcaacgcacctccaacacctctggtgtttcgggtgtccatgggcggcggtgatcgcttaccatcaggcgacctgtctgctcgtttgcctcctatcccataaaaaaaaaaagtcactataagtgtgccgttcagatttgaggagttccattctgaccatcatcaggagttccactgcaccaaatgtcactgttccgtacgtaaatgcatgctgttcctttaaaaacacaaaaatcaccatatgtatgcctttcagatttgaggagttccctcgatttctccaggatcccatcatcagaactaggttctgagaaaaatgggaccaatccgtatgcatatacattcaatcaaaaaaaaaaattttcaaaatcggtctagtaacgacggagatatcgaggaacaaacattaaaaaaaataaaaaaaaaaacatacagacgacttgataaccccttcctttgagatttggaaggcggttaataaAATCTCGAGGTACACAAGAAATGACAAGAGACGAAGCACCCAGCCAGGACATGCCTGCTCCAGACTATAGCCGGCATACCCAGTGGACGTAATTTTGTAGGGAGTGAGACTCTTAGGGATAGGGTAGGGAGAGGTACTAGGGATAGTAAATCGACCGCCTATGCAGTCTTGAGCCAATATGGAAGGTAGGAGGGGTAGGTAATGTCGTCGAAGGAGAGCGTTGATGATGAATATACACGTCGCTTCAATTTCCGTCTTCGTGATATGTATCTTGTGTTCAGCAGGATTAATATCATCTTGAAATGTTGTTTGCTCGAAAATTAGGGGTCTGTTGACTTGCTGTCGGTCgattttattttggtttatttatttctactGTTGCTTTGATGGATACATCTTTGTCGTCGGCCATGTCAAGCCACTCGGAGGGGTGTGAGTAATATTCCATGTCTTGTATCAGTGAGTTTTCCTGCCTTGGTGCTTGTACCATGTACCATGTGAAGCTTCGAGGCTTATGTCTTTTATGGGTTCCTCAGATAGCAAATTCGAAGATATtcttcccctcactagctcggaaacacgtgttttgtccttcaatgccagcgggtaaaaacgcattttatccactagtggataaagtaatttgaccttgaatatagccaaattttctgctctaaaattgataaaagcggGTTAATCtatagtgatgaagatgttttaccacctgtggaactactggaagcagtgataaacgcgtttttttgcgttgtaatttcctcgctatagtgaggggaaaagttttgtgttacaacacgggtgcaaatgtttttttttcttctcgtgttttgaaaaactcgccaagttcaggattctattctcgaaccactcgcacttaaaatacaactttgcccccttgcataacaattataacaaataactattatccttTCGCTTATTGTTTTACCGGTCCATTTCCGTAATACATTTTGACTAAAAAGCCCGAAATTGTATACCTCTCTCTTTACGAGTAGTTTAAGGTCACGCTGGTATTTTGTAGTTGAAGACAATAGCGTCGATGGGTAAAAAACAATCCTTGCATCAAAAGGGTCTTACGTAATGAGCTTGTCTTTGTTAATGACCCTAGTTTGCAGAAACACTACATCTTGATGCCAGATGTGATTGTTTTAATATGTGCGTTGGAATTCGTAGAAGTTACAATAAgttaaattatgtatttgtttttctgcttttattttttatagggGGTAATAGTTTTATTGTGCACCATATATTTATGTTGCCTTAGCTTGCCAGGCTCCAGAAAAGAACTCTTTTGTTCGGGCGGCACATTTCGATATTCCGGGATTTCCGGATAGGTGTATTTTCGGGTTTTGAATGAGTACCTAAGAAAGTTactgttagtccgttttcacattatccgatccgatatcgaatgtcggaaggatctcaatagaaaaaatccaagatggcgcctgtaatgtatggaatatcggtccgacatccgatatcggatcggataatgtgaaaacgctcttactGTGTCATTCAGTAAAAAATTAACGGCGCGGCCCAAAAGTAGCAGATATAGATACAATTTTACCGAAACGTTGCCTATAATTAAATCTAAATAAGCTAAAACAGGCTTTCATATTAATTAATAGTCCATAACATTACCTTTATTCCAGAGTTTCATATTTCGTAACTGCTAAGAAAAAATGGCTAGTTTATGACGTTTGGACTTAATCACTAATCGCGTATTAGGACTATTACGGTAAGTAGGTATTCAATATACCTTTTcgtttttgacacattttccGTAAGAGTCacgttttagggttccgtagtttataaaagtgttcatattAGGTGATAAAAGATTTTTGTTTACATCATCTTTACTGGATTACGTAGGTATATCAATACTTTCCCGTAGGTTACTAACTATATTTACAGTAGGTAataattgagcatttctttttttttgctaataatttttttttaattgttttagggaattttatgtcaattgtactcagaatcacgagtactttcaatctcactaggagacaaaaagtgtcccagaatttccatacatttttgttactttccttttttgttaccccatacaagatgtacggaaaatggtaacaaaataagaaaaaatcgtatgggacaatttttttaactactaggattgaaaaggctagttagtaattctgagtagaaatagcatttttttttttcaaaaatatcacacttcataaaagtggcaaaaaaaaaagaaatgctcaattaaCTAATAGGATAAGCCGGCAAGACAAGATTCGATGAAaattggtaattaaatattaattgaaaTTTACTATGTGGTTAGTGATCAGTCTTATTGAATTACCTAATTTAATTTATCAGTACTAAGAGCCAACACTGTCTCTCAGGTTGCTGGAAGTAGGTTGTAGATTAAAGCTGGCTAAATTAGAGTCTCACAACAAGATAAACTGGGACTAGGTACACTTAACTATGATTTGAATTAACGTACTAGGGACCAACTCTGGCTGGCTAGATATGAAAATGAAGCAAACAAGAAAAGCGTCATTGCCTACAGGATCACGCATCACGCGTAATTCATAATCAATCACTTAAACACTAGGTATACTCATGGGCCCTGGGGGCACAGGTCTTAAGTGCACCTAGGATGTTGATGCCAGGGCTAAACGTAACAGAGATGGAACGAGCTCACCAATTTGGCCGTTGTATAGGCGGAGCTGGCCGCAGTCACTGCGCTTTGGCGCTGGATCGCAGGCGCCGCCGCGCTCGCGCGGGACGATGATGGAGACGAGGGCTACACGCACTTGATTTAATTGATTACTATGTAGTTATACACATTGCACTACGGGTATTCATTATCACCGGCCCGGGAAAATACACAAACACTCGTAGTTATTAAAAGTAAGACGTAAAGGAACGGATCGTCGGTCGGCCAGTTGCCTGTGGCGTTATCGCGGGCTCTATTGTTTTGTCCCGAGATTTTACAACCTTTGGGACAAGGATGCGTCCGTCCTCGATGGCGTGTCGGACGGAACTCCATAACATAAAATCTCGAGGTACATTTAtcaaattacaaatcatttattcagcaaatggGCCACACCACTTTTGTAAATATACAAAAACATTTATCACCTTGTTCATTCAATTCCAGAGAATGTGGCCGCTATGCATCCCAGCATGGGGagcggcggtggcggcgggaGCGTTTGTGCTATATGGCACCATCGATGTAGCTTACTTCGCTCGTATGCTGTTCACAGTTACACGGGCTAGATACTTTAGGAAGAAAGCGTGCTTGCTGGAGACTACGGAGGTTGGCTGTAAGTATGACGCAGTAATGATGCCCTATGGCATCCTAGCGAGGGGAGTGATGGTGCTATATGGCACCATGCTGCTTGTAGCTTGCCTTTGCTCGCATGCTGTTCACTGTTACAAGAGCTATATAGTAGGAAGAAAGTGTACGTGCTTACTGGTAACAACGGAGGTTGTCTGTAAATATGATGCCTTATCGAATCCTAGCAATGGTGCAGGTACTGTAGGTAATTATGGTATGGTACCATCGAGTCACTTATCTAACTTGACACTGTTTTAGCGCCAACGCAAATGGTACGCCAGTAAAATTAACTAAAACGACTAACATAAGAATGCATTCTCCGTTTCCAGCATGGGTTCTCCTCTCCGACATCGACACTCTTCTCTACCACATGAACAACGCGCGCTACCTTCGTGAGCTAGACTTTGCTCGCGCCGATTTCTACGAGAGAACTGGGCTATATTCCAATATAAAAGCTGCTGGCGGTTCCGTTGTTCAAGCGGCTTGTACTATCCGCTATAGGAGATATTTGAAGCCTTTTACCAAGTTCACAATTACATCTAGAGTGAGTACAAtaaatccatacttactaaaattattataaatgggaaagtgtgtgtgtctgtttgtttgtgcgGAGcggaaacggagcgacgaattgacgtgattttttaagtggagatagttgaagggatggagagtgagatagactactttttgtctctttctaacgcgagcgaagccgcgggcaaaagctagtcttctaaaaactatttaaagttactaccaaatgaCAATGTAGGGAGTTGGACTATGCTCACGTCGACTTCTAAGAGAACTGGACTATATTCCAATATAAAATCTGCTGGCGGCTCCGTTGTCCAAGCGGCTTGCACTATCAGATATTTGAAGCCGTTTACCAAGTTCACAATTACTTCTAGAGTGAGTACAATAAAGCTGCTGTAAACTATctaaagttactaccaaatgaCAAAGCAGGGAGTtattgcgttttcacattatccgatccgatatctgatgTAGGACAGGTATTCCATATGTTTGAGCCACCATATTTGATTTTTTACTTTGAaaaccttcctacatccgatatcggatcggataatgtgaaaacgcacttagacttTGATCGCGCCGACTTCTACGAAAGAACTGGACTATATTCCAATATAAAAGCAGCTGTCGGTTCCGTTGTCCAAGCGGCTTGGGCTTGTACTATCCGCTATAGGAGATATTTGAAGCCGTTTACCAAGTTCACAATTACATCTAGAGTGAGTACAGTTAATCTTTTATAAACTATCTAAACTAAAGTTACTAACAAATGACGCTCGTGTCGACTTCTACTAAAGAACTGGGCTATATTCCAATATAAAAGCTGCTGGCGGTTCCGTTGTTCAAGCGGCTTGTACTATCCGCTATAGGAGATATTTGAAGCCGTTTACCAAGTTCACAATTACTTCTAGAGTGAGTACAATAAATCTTCTGTAAACTATctaaagttactaccaaatgaCAAAGCAgagagttagtgcgttttcacattatccgatccgatatttgatgtaggaccgatattacATATGTTTGagccaccatctttgattttttcctttgaaaaccttcctacatccgatatcggatcggatattgtgaaaacgcacttagacttTGATCGCGCCGACTTTTACGAAAGAACTGGACTATATTCCAATATAAAAGCAGCTGTCGGTTCCGTTGTCCAAGCGGCTTATACTATCCgctttaggaaatatttgaagcCGTTTACCAAGTTTACAATTACTTCTAGAGTAAGTCGAAAGTCTTTTAAACTGTctaaagttactaccaaatgaCAAAGCAGGGAGTTAGACTTTGTTCGCACCGACTTCTACGAGAGAACTGGGCTATATTCCAATATAAAAGCAGCTGTCGGTTCCGTTGTCCAAGCGGCTTCCACTATCCGCTATAGGAGATATCTGAAACCGTTTACCAAGTTCACAATTACTTCTAGAGTAAGTTGAAAGTCTTTTAAACTGTCTAATGTTACTACCAAATGACAAAGCAGGGAGTTAGACTTTGCTCGCGCCGACTTCTACGAGAGAACTGGGCTATATTCCAATATAAAAGCTGCTGGCGGTTCCGTTGTCCAAGCGGCCTGCACTATCCGCTATAGGAGATATCTGAAACCGTTTACCAAGTTCACAATTACTTCTAGAGTAAGTCGAAAGTCTTAAACTGTctaaagttactaccaaatgaCAATGTAGGGAGTTGGACTATGCTCGCGTCGACTTCTGTGAGAGAACTggccccgtagtcgaatggcatttctccgatgcgaaacgaaaacgaaacgccgcgaaaggttgtctggctctgtcgcgtcaatacggcaagagcgatagagatagatatctactagagtttcgtttcgtgagcgtttgtgccattcggctacgcactcaGGACTATAtccatacctactaatattataaatgggaaagtacacaatttgtgtctgtttgtttgtccggccttcacggcaaaacggagcaacgaattgtcgtgat encodes:
- the LOC125237481 gene encoding protein THEM6; translation: MWPLCIPAWGAAVAAGAFVLYGTIDVAYFARMLFTVTRARYFRKKACLLETTEVGSWVLLSDIDTLLYHMNNARYLRELDFARADFYERTGLYSNIKAAGGSVVQAACTIRYRRYLKPFTKFTITSRVIYWDNKTVFMEHEFVGPGRFVHAVAVCRQRVIDTAVAPIAELLVQLHCAGTCKPQLGKMPPELELWVQSNELSSARLRSNLVPAPFLPASPQIGSGESITAAE